The sequence AAGGTGTTGCTGAGTATTTGCTCTACTTTGACAAGTGAAATGTTTGAGCtcaaattattgttttttttcctccagtcaataaaaaacaataattttagcCTTTGTTGCTAGTAAAGTTGGTGAATTAAGCAAAGGTACAATAGAAAGAGAGGGACAATAGAAAAAGAGGGGTTCAAACCCTTTGGTAAACAAAAGGCGGGCAGTATGTATACAGATCTTACCCGTACGAGAAGAAAAGGGTTGCACCTATGTATTTTCCCCCAGATGTGAGAGCCTCTTCTCAGTAGAAGATTTTAAGGTGATTTAGGGACAGTTGAGAGGTAAATAGGCAGCTGCCACACAAAACACCAAAACACTGACTGAATGCAATTTAAGATAAGACGTGTTCCTTCATTCTGGGTATTTAGTGAAGAATTCATACACGACAACGCCTCATTTTGAGCCCTATGTTTTAACTTCAAttcagaaaaaaagaaaaagggaacaaGGTTGATCtgttaatacaaaagaaaatgattgtCATCCATCACTTGATCTTAAAGTCCACTGGACAAAAACATCTAAAATCTGGAGGAACAAAGCTTAAAACAGAGCACAGATAAGAAAACATAAAGAGTTCCTCCATTTGTGAGATTGTCACAAGGCAGATTCAGGTTCCAATTGCAACTAGCTGCAAGTGCTGGGTAGTGGATGACCAAAGAGAATTGGGAGGGTGGATTGCTTAGCTTCCAGCTGTAGTTGGCACTGCACGAGGCTTCGAATCTTCAGCCTTTTCGTGTTCCTTGTTAAGCATCTGAAACGGATATCACAAGCCTCAGACTCTATCCTGATAATATAATATGCAGTAAAATGTACTCCCTCCGTCACAATTTATGTCGAATTGTTTGACTGACTGGAGCAGAGTTCAAAAAAGAAcgaaagacttttgaaacttgtggtTTAAAACAAGCCATGGGCATTAGTCTGACTACAAATCATCTTATCAAGGTTCAAAAAATTGTTTCAAAATATATAGGTATCATTCAAGGACATTGGTGATAGATGGACAGTTGTATCCGCTACGGTGAAATATATAGGTATACCTCCAGAGTTCTAATCATGTGCAATTACACTTCAGATAATTGGTGGCTGGCATATTCAGAATTGAACAATTTGACAAGCATTGAACACTAATTTAGATCTGTGGTACCTATGCACAATACATTTTCTCGAAAGATAACAAACAAACAAGTGAAACTTTTAAAGCGTACTTAAAAAGTAAAATGTACCTTGTTGTTGATCAAGTTATGGAGAGCAATTACACTTCGGATAAGTGAAGATAGATATATGACCAACATCATATCATTCGTTTTCACTGCAACAGAAATCAAATTGGCACGCAAAAGATTAAAAGACCATATATCGGTGGTGgagattttttaattgaaactGAGATGGAATCCAGCTAATTTACCTGAAAATGATTTTACTAATTCAGCAACATTTAGATTGGGTAATAGATTGAAGACATCCTGcagtaaatttttatttcagaATTCAACGTGTTAGCATCTTTGAATTGGATGGGACATCTGTTAAAAATCAGCCTATCGGCACCACAACAAAATGCAGAGAACACCGACAGCAGTTGATGGATCAACAAAGCAACACTTTTGTTTAGATGCAGAACAGGAGTCATTTCAGTGTTTTATGTTAAAATTCACGTGTGAGTAATAGATTTGACCTATAACCCTTGGTGCCAAAGCTCCTAACATCTTACTTAAAACAAAATCATCATACAATGATTCGGGGCAGATCGCAACAAGCAATGACCGTATGTGCAACCAAACAGCATACATAAAATTCTTTATAGAAAACATGTTGCCACTAATAGCCAAGGAAAAGATAATCGTAAAATCTAGCAGCTCAATTTGGACAAAATAAGGTCCTTGAGCAGAGAAAGCTGCAGAAACCTTTTTTCTGCTTAAGGACCTTATTTTTGAACAAATTAAGCTGCTAGTTTTTAGGAATAATCTATAAATTCATTAAACTTTTTACTTGGAAGTTCCTATAACGTCAACAACCTTTAGAATATAGATGAAGTTGGCAACTGAAAGGATGATCATGAAAACAGAAAAGAGGACAGTTGATAGTAATGCTAACCTGCAAATGGTATAGAATCTCATGGTTCAAGGGGAGCTTCCCATCAATGACAAGATCTAAATAACTCCGTATCTCTTGAAGTCGAGCATCCAATCCCTTCAAAGCTGCCAGTTTCCCAGTTACCTGGATTGGAAGTGTTCAAAGTTCTTACTGCTCTGTACTTGTGAAGAAACCAAACttattattatcaattttcTATAATTGAAAGGTCATAAGAAATTTCTGAAGAAACCTCAGTTGCGAGGGTACTGATAGTAGTATCTTTCACATCCCTTAGCAAGTGCTCAACACCTGTCCATTAGAATACACGGTACACAAAATTTTAATGTGTATGCACAGCGAAAATGTCACTTGCATTGAAGAATGACTGAAAACTGCTAATAATTCGAGCAAATGAAATAAGTTGagtttttaaaagtaaaacaatGGTAAACTAAGGAGTAAAAAATCAATCTTGGAGTTGTACcaatttcttcaacttcatgagCAGCGATTTCTGAAGGTACATGCACAAACACATTCTGGCTTTTCTGAGTTGCATTCTGCAAGTATAACCCATCCACAGCATGTCAAGTACATTGCAAAAACAACTTGAGTATATCAACAAGCACCAAACCCTTTTAGACGATGAACTACTAATCTAAGTTGTTACCTCTTTAACTTCCTCAACTGCATAGTATGCCTTGGTTGGTATTCCTAGCTCCTTAGGCTGGACATCAATTATAACCAAGACTGGAGTAGGGACGTAGCTGCAATAACACCACCAATAATAAGCAGCATATTTGAGTGTGAAACCTTATGGGATAAAAGATACAAAGTTCAAAACATTGTAGCCACAAGTTAAATACATTCACTCTCTTGAAAAAGAGAGAACAATTTTAGGCAAGTTTCTAATATGTGCTGTGTGCTTTACATCTTATATCCAATTTTTAAGTTCCGATATGAACCCCGCTCTCTCCGATGTCTTACAATGTATATCATTCATGATTACTTCAGTTTAAGCTGGTTTTCAAAGGTTTAGCGGCCAGAATAGCAGAAACTTAGGTTTCTTTGGCTTGGGCATGTTGATTTTGCAATGTCCTTGAGGAAACCAATCCAGAAGACAAGTAACTTTCCTACAAGGGCCAACATAAACTTGGTACTTCTATACAGAAGACAGTTCTGATGAGAAATTATACCTCTAATGATGGCCTCCTGCCCATTAAG comes from Solanum pennellii chromosome 1, SPENNV200 and encodes:
- the LOC107008203 gene encoding 26S proteasome non-ATPase regulatory subunit 7 homolog A; this encodes MDVIKSQQISSRPIEKVIVHPLVLLSIVDHYNRVARDTRKRVVGVLLGTSFKGTVDVTNSYAVPFEEEERDPSIWFLDHNYHESMFSMFRRINAKEHVVGWYSTGPKLRENDLNIHGLFNDYVPTPVLVIIDVQPKELGIPTKAYYAVEEVKENATQKSQNVFVHVPSEIAAHEVEEIGVEHLLRDVKDTTISTLATEVTGKLAALKGLDARLQEIRSYLDLVIDGKLPLNHEILYHLQDVFNLLPNLNVAELVKSFSVKTNDMMLVIYLSSLIRSVIALHNLINNKMLNKEHEKAEDSKPRAVPTTAGS